The stretch of DNA TATAAAAATGTCCttgttcctttctctctccattccacTTGCCAAGTCCCATGGACCAGTTCCAACAGCATCAGCATCCAAAGGCTCTCTTGTCTCGTGCCATTTTTATCATATCTCAGTGAATAAGGTATTGTGGAGGCATTGTGCTTTGCTTTGTCCCCAAAACGAACAGGACATTGAGGGGAGGTGTAGGCTTCAGGACTTTCAGgttattttgtggcttttgtttTCCCCTCTCAATATCACGTTCCCACGCCCACATTTTCACATTCCCTTCTTTCTCGTGACTCATTCCTCATATCGGTGATGAGGGAAATGGATTTTATTGATAAAGATCAGATAAACAAATTGCTGAAATTCTCACATCCCTTGTTACTCATTCCTTATGTAGGTGTTGATAAAGAACATGTCTTTGTCttttttgttgtttgtttctgtctgtagaTATGTGTTCTTTCTGGACCCGTGTAACATTGACATAGTGCAGAGGAAGATCAAGTCTATGGccctgtgtgtgtccgtatgtccTGATGAAGAGCTGAAAACGTACCAGGACCTCAAGCGGTTTGCCATGCACAACGGTGAGTGAAGTGGGGGCCCCTGAGTGAAACGGAGTGAACACTGTCAGCGTTACGCTTTTCTGCCGTCAAACCACACAAAAGCATAAGTCTGACAGCATATTGAGCCATTCACTGATTCTCTATTCCTCTCAGTAACTCTATTGGTCAGGCTGTGGAACCCAACACATGCAAGGTATTGATTTTGAAAATCTGTTTGTCGGTAACGGGCATGTCATGATTTGTTACGAATGGAAGCTCTTTTAGTCATCACAATCTCACACATCCATATGTTTTTTAGCACCACAAATCTTTAGATGAGAAGGCATAAAATCAACTCAAGACTGTCCCGTTGTTAGGAAAGAGTGGTATGAGGAGCTGGTGTTTCTCTTCTCCCATCACCAGAAGGCTACTAGGTCATCATTACTGCAGCCATCCATCACGTCATTGAGTGACTCACTGCCATCCCATGGAACGCCAAACACTTTCCACAAACGGTGACATGCCCGTGACCCTGTGTGCCATCGACCCCTTAATACTGTTCTTTCTTTCTCACATACACGGTCTGGCACAGTGGGGGCACCTTGGCACATGTGGAGAGAGAACTAGATAAACAAAGGCACCATTAAGGACAATTCCACCGTTGCTGTATGGGTTCTATTGTTTGTGCCATCCTAGCCCGTCCTTCAGCTAGGCTTGTGTGTCTACTGTCAGTACTGTATATACTtatcgtgacacacacacactccatgtaTGCCCCCATGATAGACTGGACTGGGTTTATGTAACTTTTCTGTCTGAAGGGGTCTTGTGTTCTGATTCGACTGGCTGATTCTGAATTCCCGGGGCGGTGAGAATAACACCGTTAACGAGATTGAGGAAATGCGATTTCATCCGTCATTATGCATAACCTGCTCAGTTGCATAAAGGGGAAATGATGGAATCTGGATCAGGATATTTTGGTCTAGACATGATATTGTGCAGTAACTTTGATCACTTTTGGGGAGACTGAATTTCATTTAATGATCCTTGTGTTGCTTGGCGTGTTTTTATGGCTGCACTTTAAAAAATATTTGTCTCTCTTTCACTTAGGGTCGGAGCTGTGCTCCTACGAGCTAGCCGGCCACAAATATCCCAGTCTTCCAGAGAGGTTTGACAAATGTCCCAAACTTCCAGTTCCACCAAGGTAGGAAGACTTAACAATAGGGCTGCAGTTCAATGTGTAATGCGATTTTTGTTTTCACtattctatatgtactgagatttaatgttccaaacatattgttcactatatgtctgctacagagagatgagagagcatgagaaaatgagttttgatcagtcatggaaataagtcCTCACTATTTAACAAGGTGGAGAACAAGCAATAGGATGAAAAATACCAGAGTTTTGACGCAGGTACAGATCACTAACGCTACCTAGCGGAACAAAAAACTACAAATCAATACTTGAATTCAAAGTATCAATTTATTTAATTTCACTAATTGGTTATTTTCCCCCATCACTTATTTCAATAGTCTTAGACAGCTTCTGTTCCTTTTCTCATTCAGGCCCATTAAAGGACTTTCACTTAACTAGTCATGTAGATCAGAGATTATTTTAGAGAACCTCCCAGGTCATGTGACATTTGACCTCTACTTCGCTCCATCCCACAGCAAATCTCTCCCGGTGTTTAACCGCTGCACGCCGGTGGACATCTCCTGCTATGCCAAGTTTGCCGAGGCTGTGGTGACGTTTGTGAGTGACAACAGCGTGCTGCACAGGCTGATCGCTGGTGTGATGGCCAGCAAGGAGATCATCGTGGGCCTCTGCCTGCTGGCACTAGGTGATGACCTCATCTGCAGGGGTTTGTTGTCAGCAGTATCTCAGGGGGGAGGCTGGATAGGTATAAGCAATATGGTGACATCTCCACCAATCGGGGTTAAGGTTGAGCTACTGCCATTCCTATCCAATTATTTCAGATGGCGAGCCAGGGCAAGGGGATACGGGTAGTTTCTGGACAGGGACTCAGTCTGAACCCAGTGAGAGTGAATAACCTGACTCTTCATTGTATTTCTGGGGCCCACTAGTCTCTGAGCCTTCCCTAATGTGAGCCAGTAAAGAATAGGCCTGCATAGGAAacatctgtcctgctctagtGCGTTCTGCTGAGTTCTCCATATCGCTATGATGTGTCAGTACACAGGCAGTTACTGTAGGTCAGAGATGGATGGTGGAGAAACGCAGCGCTGGGCGGAAAATACAGCAATGTCATCACATCTTTGAGTCTCCCTTGAGACTGTAGGCCCTCTTTGGAATGAGAGGAAGAAGGCTTGAAGGTAAAGGGCATTCCATTTGAGCCAGGAACTTGTCCATTTGGGAGTTAAAGCTGACACCTTCAGAGTAcatgtgggttagggttggacAAAGTTCTCCTATGTGTCGATTCAAggacattttttgttttgttgtatgCTTCCAATGGCGGAAGGAAAAGTATTTGAATATTGTGAGCTGATCCTTACTGGGAAGTCCCGAGTGCTTATTCATGATCAGTTTTGatgttttttgtggggggggtggTGTTGAGGCCGAGGGCAGGGTTAGCTGATACTAGATCTGTCTTTTTAAAGGTTAGTTTAAGTGCTGTTGTGCCTGTGTTGTGCTGCAGTTCTCTCCATGATCCTGATGGTGATCATCCGCTACATCTCTGCTGTGCTGGTCTGGATCCTCACTGCCACGGTGGTCCTGGGCTCTCTGGGTGAGCTCACTTCCTATCTCTCCTGGCCAGGGTTTTGATCAATCAAGGAGAACTGAAAACAATGACAGAATGAATGTTAAGTGCAACCTTGCCCTAACCCTGCCCTATGATAATTCTTGGCTGTTCCTTTTTGCATTTAGCAGTGTGCAGCTAGCTGATCAATCTGTCAATGATGCAGCAGCTTAAAAGCAGTCTGTTTTTCTGTAGGGGGCACAAGCATCCTGTGGTGGCTGTACATAGACCACCGGTTAACTGTCAACGAGACCCTATCTAAAGAGACTGAAGATGCTAAGGAGGAAGCTGAGATGTCCAGGGACAAAGCCCAGGCGCTGCTGGTGTATGCCATCGCTGCCACCGTATTCACAGTGAGTCTAGTTAGTGTTTGTGTTTGGGGTGAAAGGGAGACTGGGGGCAACCAAGCATTGTACATTGTGGGTGGGGTGTTGTGACATTTTGGGTTGAATGTCTAGTGCTGCTTTGAAATCTCAAACTCCTGGCACTGcccactttattttattttttattttattttttcttacCCTCTCCTCCTCGTTGACTCTTTCACCttcctttcactctctctctcctcttggctGTCTTCCATTTTGTTTTTGGCTCTCTCACCCTTTGTCTTCCGGTCTCTTGTCTTCCCATGTCCCACCTTGCTCTTTTGTCTTCACTCACTTGCATCCTTTtccctccttatctctctccctctctttctacctctgaTAGTCTGCATGATTatccccttcctctcttctgttGTCTCATCCTCTGATTCACTCTCTTCAGGTGATCCTTCTCCTGCTGATGCTGTTCATGAGGAAGCGCGTGGCACTGACCATCGCCCTGTTCCACGTGGCCGGCAAGGTGTTCATCCACCTGCCGCTGCTCACCCTGCAGCCCTTCTGCACCTTCCTGGCCCTGCTCATCTTCTGGCTCTACTGGAGCCTGGTGCTGCTCTTCCTTGGGACTACCGGTGAGGGAGGGTGACGGGGAAAGGGCATTGGTCCTTTTTTGAATGTGCTTGAAGtgaaaaagggagggagaggaaaaggGAGGTATAaataggagagggaaggggaatgAAAACAGGAGAGAGGGAAAACCTCTTTACATAGGTAAGTGATTCATTCCAACACGACAGGACACTACACTAGTATGGTTCAGTTCACTGGGTTGGCCTTATTCAGGAACTTTTCCAAACTAGTCCCGACCACTAGACTGAGTCTGACATGTCCCCCTCAGGGAACCCGGTCCAGAACGAGGAGACGGGTCTGACAGAGTTCCGGCTGACTGGGCCTCTGCAGTACATGACGTGGTACCACGCTGTGGGCCTCATCTGGATCAGTGAGTTCATCCTGGCCTGCCAGCAGATGACTGTAGCTGGGGCTGTGGTCACGTACTACTTCACAAGGTCTGCTTCAGAAATGTTTTCATGATTTATGTACAAATGTATGTTTATTTGATAGGATATTGGCTATAATCAtgcttaaatcaaatcaaatttgtcacatacacatggttagcagatgttaatgcgagtgtagcgaaatgcttgtgcttctagttccgacaatgcagtaataaccaacgagtaatctaacctagcaATTCctcaactactaccttatacacacaagtgtaaaaggataaagaatatgtacataaagatacatgaatgagtgatggtacagaacggcataggcaagatgcagtagatggtatcgagtacagtatatacatatgagatgagtaatgtagggtatgtaaacataaaagtggttagtgatacatgtattacataaagatggcaagatgcagtagatgatatagagtacagtatatacattatattaagtggcattgtttaaagtggctagtgatacatttttgatcaatttccattattaaagtgagctagagttgagtcagtatgttggcagcagccactcaatgttagtggtggctgtttaacagtctgatagccttgagatagaagctgtttttcagtctctcggtccctgctttgatgcacctgtactgacctcgccttctggatgatagcggggtgaacaggcagtggctcgggtggttgttgtccttgatgatctttatggccttcctgtgacatcgagtggtgtaggtgtcctggagggcaggtagtttgcccccagtgatgcgttgtgcagacctcactaccctctggagagccttccggttgtgggcggagcagttgccgtaccaggcggtgatacagcccgacaggatgctctcgattgtgcatctgtagaagtttgagtgcttttggtaacaagccaaatttcttcagcctcctgaggttgaagaggcgctgctgccccacaacgctgtctgtgtgggctTAGAAACAATATTTGATTTTATTGTCCGCTTGTCACAAAAATTTGCTTAACCCATAAATATctttttttttaatcatttttTTTATCAGATATATAGAAATTAGAGAACAGGAATGTCAATTTAAacttctctctgccccccccccctctcactgtcGCTTCATTTAATTTACTCTTAATTTATAATTTTCTTGAAGATTGTTTTTCTTACTCATAGTAGTTACCGTAATACAAACTGAAATCCATGAGCATACAAAATATTAATGATGAGagcaacaaaataaaaaaattagcaaaaaaaaaaaagttgatgCCGTGCGTTCTTAAAGGTTCTGCACAGTCATCCTATTTCCCAAGTAAAAATAGTATGACCAAGCATCATATTTTAACACTATTAAAATGCTCTGAATTGAAGAAATTATACCCTTTCATCTCTCTAGCTATCAGAAAGCCTGAAAGAACAGGCTGAGTGTACCGGGAGATTATATTCCCATGAGCTGACTTTGACTGACCACTCTTTGAAACGCTCTTGTGGTCGTTGCCAGGTAAACAATGGGCCACGTCATTCCGAGCCCAAATAGTATACTGTACCTCAacccatttttctctgcaaaaTGCTGTCATGGTCAACAGAGATGATCATGGACTGTTGGATGCCAGACAAACAGCAGCAATACTCAATTGCATTTCTATTGTTTTGTAACTAATTACATAATGCAGTAGTACCTTCCCCTTTTGCCctctgaacagcctcaatttgtctggacatggactccacaaggtgtcgaaagcgttcaacGGGGaagctggctcatgttgactccaatgcttcccacagttgtcaagttggatggatgttctttggatggtggaccattcttgaaacgcACGGgacactgttgagcgtgaaaagcccagcagcgttgcagttcttgacacaatccaTTGCGCTCGGCACCTACCGtttcccgttcaaaggcacttaaaatgtttgtcttgcccaatcaccctatgaatggcacacatacacaatccatgtctcaattgtctcacggCTTAAAAAATCAATATtgaaccggtctcctccccttcatctacactgatttgaagtggatttaacaagtgtcatcaataagggatcgtagctttcacctgcTCCGTCTGTCATAGAATGAGCAGGTggtcttaatgttttgtgtataACTCCTATTTTGAATTGAATGTAATATATTTTGTTCTTGTCTATAACTGTTCTGTATTTGTACGTTTTATGTACACCCCAGGAAGAGTcgctgctgcatgtgcagtagctaaATGTAAGTCTCTTtgggtaagagcgtctgctaaatgactaaaatgtcattgTGATGGAGATCCTAATAAACAAAACTACTCATCAGTATAACTGGAGGGTGCGGCATGCTCTTCTGAATACGCTCCAGGTCATCAGTGGGCTTGGGTCAGTGAGCTGTGCCAAGCAGGGTCGGCATACTCCAGGATGTGGCGCATGTAGCCGGTGTAAATGCTCACAAGGTCTTCCTGTGGCACATGGAACCTTAAGGCGTCGAAGGAGAAAAcgtgtatatatatttctttCTTCATTATAATAGTAGCAACCTGCTCGCCCCATTGTAAGACCTTCTGTACCGTTCCCCTGTAAAATGTTGACGCTATCACACACTGGGCTTCTGGCCCTCGATCCGGAGAGGGCATGGGACAGGTGGATTTCCTGTGAAGGACACTGATAGGACCTTACACTTGGCAGGGTTCAGTGACGTTCTGCTTGAATGAGCCCACGTGTCGAATTTGTTCGGGGCCTGCTGTGGTGTGCTGAGGGAACCTGTTGTGCACGTGTGGACCAGATTTTAGATCGCCAACATATTTCCACCTACTGTCGATGACCCAGGGACGTGCAGTCAATGACCGCAAGGAAGATGAGAAGGGCCCAGAAGAGTTCCAGGAGGCACGCCTTCGTTCAGCTCCTGACAGGCTGTCTCGGTAGTGTACCTGTTTGCGGCTGGTACAAAACGGCAGAGCCACGCTGTGAGGGGGCAGGTCTGACACCCAGTCCAATTGCCACTGGTTGGTGGCTTTTTGTCAAAGAACTCGGAGAAGTCAGTGGTGATGAGGGTGATTTAtggtattctctctccctctacccttcacccccccccccacccatttCAGGGACAAGAACAAGCTGCCGGTGACGCCCATCCTGTCGTCAGTGTTGAGGCTGATGAGGTACCACCTGGGCACCGTGGCCAAGGGCTCCTTCATTATCACCCTGGTCAAGATCCCACGCCTCTTCCTCATGTATGTCCACAACCAGCTCAAGggcaaggtaacacacaccgtttacgctcttctttctctcttccatTTCCCTCAGAGACAGTCTCATTTtattaataaaataataaataataaaatgctgTCCTGAGTGATGTGCAAGCTAATCAAGGCTAGCTTTTTGGCTTGTCAACAGTAAATTGAAATTGCAGTCGAAATTGCAGTCacaatcagttgttgtgacattGGCATCGGCTATAATGACTTATGACGCCTATCTTCGGTTGATCCGTTTAGGACAGTTTACAGAAGAAAATAGAGGGAAAATGTTTACAGTTTAACTCTGCATAGGACTTTGCAATATTTTAGGTTCAGAGAGCTGTTAGGGTTTGGTACGGTGCTGCctatttttaattattattattattattattattattattattattattattattttagggTTGTTGGTTTGGATCATAAATGAGACATAATGACTAGAGTTGAACTGTTACTCGTTTAGGATAAACACATCTGGTAACCACATTACGATATTATTATCATGCTATTTCTTATAGGTATTTTGCTTTATTCTCCTTGGTGGCTGACGTAAGCTAGTGTCTTGTCCTTAGCCTGCTGTTTGTTGTCACGCCCCAAGTGTTGTTCATTGACTTGATCAATGGAGAGACACACTGCAGCACACTGAATTGAAGGGATAAATTAACATTAGAGCTCTGAGAGGGGAGGTAACTTTACCTGAGTGATGCTCCGAAAGAGAGCTGCAAAGTTCGGCACGGCAATCTGACTTTGGGTCTACGTCTGCTTCACTTTTGGTTTAGCATTGAGATGTAAGACAACCAAGTTCTGGAGCTCTGCGGGGAACATTTTTCAAATCGatttatcattttttttttttaagtattacaCCTcggatacctctctctctcacacaggaaAATGCATGTGCTCGCTGCATGTTGAAGACCTGTATCTGCTGCCTGTGGTGTTTGGAGAAGTGCCTCAACTATTTGAATCAGGTAGGTGCTCTTTCTTTCCCCCTAATTGGATCATTGTAAGGATGGATGAAGAGACGTTTTGTATCCAGCTTGTTTGCTGTAGTGACTgtagtctctctcgctctctgtgtgtgtagaatgCGTACGCGGCGACAGCCATCAACAGTACCAGTTTCTGTACGTCGGCGCGCGACGCCTTTGTGATCCTGGTGGAGAACGCTCTGAGGGTTGCGGCCATCAACGCTGTT from Salvelinus fontinalis isolate EN_2023a chromosome 29, ASM2944872v1, whole genome shotgun sequence encodes:
- the LOC129827908 gene encoding choline transporter-like protein 1 isoform X1, with product MEQRRPTSGSQQGRPRKKVDNPYLRTDYSMQISPGYRMRRTKREWKPLEDRSCTDMPWFLFFTVFCVGMGSIFGFTIATGGAARLVFGYDSYGNTCGQRNEQIEGVRLSGLDQTDKKYVFFLDPCNIDIVQRKIKSMALCVSVCPDEELKTYQDLKRFAMHNGSELCSYELAGHKYPSLPERFDKCPKLPVPPSKSLPVFNRCTPVDISCYAKFAEAVVTFVSDNSVLHRLIAGVMASKEIIVGLCLLALVLSMILMVIIRYISAVLVWILTATVVLGSLGGTSILWWLYIDHRLTVNETLSKETEDAKEEAEMSRDKAQALLVYAIAATVFTVILLLLMLFMRKRVALTIALFHVAGKVFIHLPLLTLQPFCTFLALLIFWLYWSLVLLFLGTTGNPVQNEETGLTEFRLTGPLQYMTWYHAVGLIWISEFILACQQMTVAGAVVTYYFTRDKNKLPVTPILSSVLRLMRYHLGTVAKGSFIITLVKIPRLFLMYVHNQLKGKENACARCMLKTCICCLWCLEKCLNYLNQNAYAATAINSTSFCTSARDAFVILVENALRVAAINAVGDFVLFLGKILIVTSTAFAGVLLLNYQRDYAEWVLPLIIVCLFAFLVAHCFLSMFEIVVDVLFLCFAIDTKYNDGTPGREFYMDKALMEFVENSRKLERVAERGRSRPTEVVSVEGAEMKPMVSDSGGGGDVGGETEAVGWGLDGGGGEWEELQEFHVYYLLAGVLVDWALGEQSTVVPLILCLTEDMVLFFFVYLPTSTLFLFATLLQKPSPAVVPQPQPKPPKRSSSHAS
- the LOC129827908 gene encoding choline transporter-like protein 1 isoform X2 — its product is MEQRRPTSGSQQGRPRKKRTKREWKPLEDRSCTDMPWFLFFTVFCVGMGSIFGFTIATGGAARLVFGYDSYGNTCGQRNEQIEGVRLSGLDQTDKKYVFFLDPCNIDIVQRKIKSMALCVSVCPDEELKTYQDLKRFAMHNGSELCSYELAGHKYPSLPERFDKCPKLPVPPSKSLPVFNRCTPVDISCYAKFAEAVVTFVSDNSVLHRLIAGVMASKEIIVGLCLLALVLSMILMVIIRYISAVLVWILTATVVLGSLGGTSILWWLYIDHRLTVNETLSKETEDAKEEAEMSRDKAQALLVYAIAATVFTVILLLLMLFMRKRVALTIALFHVAGKVFIHLPLLTLQPFCTFLALLIFWLYWSLVLLFLGTTGNPVQNEETGLTEFRLTGPLQYMTWYHAVGLIWISEFILACQQMTVAGAVVTYYFTRDKNKLPVTPILSSVLRLMRYHLGTVAKGSFIITLVKIPRLFLMYVHNQLKGKENACARCMLKTCICCLWCLEKCLNYLNQNAYAATAINSTSFCTSARDAFVILVENALRVAAINAVGDFVLFLGKILIVTSTAFAGVLLLNYQRDYAEWVLPLIIVCLFAFLVAHCFLSMFEIVVDVLFLCFAIDTKYNDGTPGREFYMDKALMEFVENSRKLERVAERGRSRPTEVVSVEGAEMKPMAPGTSSA
- the LOC129827908 gene encoding choline transporter-like protein 1 isoform X3, translating into MGCCGSTERTKREWKPLEDRSCTDMPWFLFFTVFCVGMGSIFGFTIATGGAARLVFGYDSYGNTCGQRNEQIEGVRLSGLDQTDKKYVFFLDPCNIDIVQRKIKSMALCVSVCPDEELKTYQDLKRFAMHNGSELCSYELAGHKYPSLPERFDKCPKLPVPPSKSLPVFNRCTPVDISCYAKFAEAVVTFVSDNSVLHRLIAGVMASKEIIVGLCLLALVLSMILMVIIRYISAVLVWILTATVVLGSLGGTSILWWLYIDHRLTVNETLSKETEDAKEEAEMSRDKAQALLVYAIAATVFTVILLLLMLFMRKRVALTIALFHVAGKVFIHLPLLTLQPFCTFLALLIFWLYWSLVLLFLGTTGNPVQNEETGLTEFRLTGPLQYMTWYHAVGLIWISEFILACQQMTVAGAVVTYYFTRDKNKLPVTPILSSVLRLMRYHLGTVAKGSFIITLVKIPRLFLMYVHNQLKGKENACARCMLKTCICCLWCLEKCLNYLNQNAYAATAINSTSFCTSARDAFVILVENALRVAAINAVGDFVLFLGKILIVTSTAFAGVLLLNYQRDYAEWVLPLIIVCLFAFLVAHCFLSMFEIVVDVLFLCFAIDTKYNDGTPGREFYMDKALMEFVENSRKLERVAERGRSRPTEVVSVEGAEMKPMAPGTSSA
- the LOC129827908 gene encoding choline transporter-like protein 1 isoform X4, encoding MTFTRTKREWKPLEDRSCTDMPWFLFFTVFCVGMGSIFGFTIATGGAARLVFGYDSYGNTCGQRNEQIEGVRLSGLDQTDKKYVFFLDPCNIDIVQRKIKSMALCVSVCPDEELKTYQDLKRFAMHNGSELCSYELAGHKYPSLPERFDKCPKLPVPPSKSLPVFNRCTPVDISCYAKFAEAVVTFVSDNSVLHRLIAGVMASKEIIVGLCLLALVLSMILMVIIRYISAVLVWILTATVVLGSLGGTSILWWLYIDHRLTVNETLSKETEDAKEEAEMSRDKAQALLVYAIAATVFTVILLLLMLFMRKRVALTIALFHVAGKVFIHLPLLTLQPFCTFLALLIFWLYWSLVLLFLGTTGNPVQNEETGLTEFRLTGPLQYMTWYHAVGLIWISEFILACQQMTVAGAVVTYYFTRDKNKLPVTPILSSVLRLMRYHLGTVAKGSFIITLVKIPRLFLMYVHNQLKGKENACARCMLKTCICCLWCLEKCLNYLNQNAYAATAINSTSFCTSARDAFVILVENALRVAAINAVGDFVLFLGKILIVTSTAFAGVLLLNYQRDYAEWVLPLIIVCLFAFLVAHCFLSMFEIVVDVLFLCFAIDTKYNDGTPGREFYMDKALMEFVENSRKLERVAERGRSRPTEVVSVEGAEMKPMAPGTSSA